A window of Roseobacter fucihabitans genomic DNA:
ATGAAGCCGGCCACAAGACCGTTGAGCAGCATCAGTGGAGATGCCGCAAGCAAGGCCCAAAAGAGCGCCAGACGCGCCCCATAATGGCTCCCTTTTCCGCGAAAGAGTTTCGCCATCAGATGCGATATTGCCGCCAGCGTGTAGAGCATCAAGGGCGCGATAAAAACCCAGGCCATCAAGGAAGCCCCCATCAACATATCCAATTCTGACCCCTCAATATGCGCCTGGCGGGCCAAGCGCGGCATCTGTGCGATGAACACGATGAGGCAAGCCGCCATCAGATAGGCCAAAGCGCGATCTTCGCGCGGTCCCAGCGACAACAACCCGCGCATGACTTTGCTCGGGTTGCGATAGGTTGCCGTTATGTTTCGCGTGACCGCCATCAGCCGCGATGCCGTTCCAGCCAGGCCGCCAAACGGCCGGTGATTTCTTCACGCAGGTCCTCGTTTTCGATCTCCTCAACCGCTTCGGCGAGAAAGGCCAGCGTCAGCAGATCCGTCGCCGCCGCCGTCGGCACACCGCGCGAGCGCAGGTAAAACAACGCATCCTCATCAATTGCCCCGGAGGTCGAGCCATGCGAGCACACCACGTCATCGGCATAGATCTCAAGCTCCGGCTTTGCCAGAAATTGGCTGTCTTCATCCAACAGCAAGGATTGGCTGATCTGATAACCGTCGGTTTTCTGCGCGTCTTTCTTGACCAGAATCTTACCCTGGAAAACGCCCGTCGCGCCGTTGCGCAGCACCTTCTTGAACACCTGACGGCTTTCACAACCGACCGCGTCATGCGTAATGAAAACCGTGTCGTCATGGTGGAAATCACCGTCTCCGACACAGGCACCCGCGACATGCGCCACTGCGTCATCGCCCGTCAGTTCGATAATGCACTCGTTGCGCGTCAACACGCCATTCGCGGTCAGCGTGAAGGATTTGAACGTGCTTTCAGTTCCCAGACGTGTGAAGATATGGGTCGCCGCGCGTCGCTCATGATCACGCCCTTGCGCGCGCACATGATGGAACGTGGCACCATCGGCAATATCCACTTCCATCGCCTTGTTGAAACGTGCGGCAGCCGGCCCGTTTTCCAGAACCGTCACCTCGGCGCCCGATTCCACGCGGATAACATGGTGCAGGATCGCATCGCTTGTTTCATCCCGGTGATGGTAGGTCAGGTTGATCGGTTTGGAGGGCGTTCCGGTCACGCGGATCAGCACCCCATCCGTCGCAAAGGCGGTGTTCAGAGCTGCCAGGGGGCGCTGAACCGGGTCCTGCCCATTCTTCTCCAGGACGCCATATATATCGCGTGCCCAATGCAGGTCCGCCGTGGCCTCGACCAACCGCTCGACGCTAACGCCTTCAAGGCTCAAATCATCCGACGCCTCAGCGTCAAAGACACCATCGACAAATACGATCTGCAAACGGTCGATTTCGCCGAAAATCGGGGACTCCTGACTATCAAACAGCGCGGCATGCACCGCACCGGCTTGCACCAAGGTCTCGGGTCTTGTGTACTTCCAATACTCATCGCGCCGCTCGGGCAGACCCATGGCTTGCACACGGCCTAAGGCGTCTTTGCGCGCGGCCTCGGACCAACCGCCCGTTGGCATGGTAAGGCCGGCAATCCGCGCTTCAGTCGGTGTCATCTTAAGTGCTGCCTCTGCCATTATGCCACCTCGGCTAGGATATCGGCATAGCCGTTGTTCTCGACTTCCAGTGCCAGTTCCGGACCACCGGTTTTGATGATGCGACCATCGGACATAATGTGCACGACGTCCGGTTTGATGTGATCCAGCAGGCGTTGGTAATGCGTGATCACGAGGAACCCGCGCCCCTCAGAACGCAGAGCGTTCACACCTTCGGCCACCAGCTTCATGGCATCCACGTCGAGCCCGGAATCGGTTTCATCCAGGATGCACATTTTCGGCTCCAGCATCGCCATTTGCAGGATTTCATTGCGTTTTTTCTCACCACCGGAAAAGCCGACATTGACCGGGCGTTTCAGCATATCGGCGTCGATTTTCAATTCCTTGGCCCGCGCGCGCACGACTTTGAGGAATTCAGCGGCCGACATTTCCTCCTGTCCGCGCGCTTTGCGTTGCGCGTTCACGGCGGTGCGCAGGAAGGTCATATTGCCCACACCGGGGATTTCCACGGGGTATTGAAACGCCAGAAACAGGCCCGCTGCGGCGCGCTCTTCGGGCTCCATATCGAGCACATCTGCGCCCTCCAGATGCGCGGAGCCGTCGGTGACCTCATAGCCGTCCTTGCCCGAAAGCACATAGGAGAGCGTTGATTTGCCCGAGCCGTTGGGCCCCATGATCGCGTGGACCTTGCCCGCCTCGATTTCCAGATCGACGCCTTTGAGGATCTGCTTGTCCTCTTCTTCGAGTTTCACGTGCAGGTTCTTGATGCTCAGCATGTTTTCTTCCCTTTATGTCTATCCGCCAGAGCGGTTTATTTTCAGCGTCTTGCGACGTGTTCTTTATGTAATTGTGACGGCGGTGCCGGAGACAGAAACCATCAGCATGGAATCCCCGATTACCTCGTAATCCAGATCAATTCCGACCACAGCGTTGGCCCCGAGGGCGGCGGCGCGTTCCTCAATCTCCTGCATGGCCTCATCGCGGGCATCCTTGAGTTTGCTCTCATAAGCGCCCGAGCGCCCACCGATCACATCCGTCACGGAGGCAAAGAAATCCCGCACGATATTCGCGCCCATGATCGCCTCGCCCACAACGATGCCTTTATAGGCGGTGATCGTGCGGTTTTGAATCGTGTTGGTGGTGGTTAGGATCATCGAACCGTCTCTTTATAAACTTTCATGTCACCAAACGATCCAG
This region includes:
- the sufD gene encoding Fe-S cluster assembly protein SufD, with the translated sequence MAEAALKMTPTEARIAGLTMPTGGWSEAARKDALGRVQAMGLPERRDEYWKYTRPETLVQAGAVHAALFDSQESPIFGEIDRLQIVFVDGVFDAEASDDLSLEGVSVERLVEATADLHWARDIYGVLEKNGQDPVQRPLAALNTAFATDGVLIRVTGTPSKPINLTYHHRDETSDAILHHVIRVESGAEVTVLENGPAAARFNKAMEVDIADGATFHHVRAQGRDHERRAATHIFTRLGTESTFKSFTLTANGVLTRNECIIELTGDDAVAHVAGACVGDGDFHHDDTVFITHDAVGCESRQVFKKVLRNGATGVFQGKILVKKDAQKTDGYQISQSLLLDEDSQFLAKPELEIYADDVVCSHGSTSGAIDEDALFYLRSRGVPTAAATDLLTLAFLAEAVEEIENEDLREEITGRLAAWLERHRG
- the sufC gene encoding Fe-S cluster assembly ATPase SufC, whose translation is MLSIKNLHVKLEEEDKQILKGVDLEIEAGKVHAIMGPNGSGKSTLSYVLSGKDGYEVTDGSAHLEGADVLDMEPEERAAAGLFLAFQYPVEIPGVGNMTFLRTAVNAQRKARGQEEMSAAEFLKVVRARAKELKIDADMLKRPVNVGFSGGEKKRNEILQMAMLEPKMCILDETDSGLDVDAMKLVAEGVNALRSEGRGFLVITHYQRLLDHIKPDVVHIMSDGRIIKTGGPELALEVENNGYADILAEVA
- a CDS encoding heavy metal-binding domain-containing protein, coding for MILTTTNTIQNRTITAYKGIVVGEAIMGANIVRDFFASVTDVIGGRSGAYESKLKDARDEAMQEIEERAAALGANAVVGIDLDYEVIGDSMLMVSVSGTAVTIT
- a CDS encoding YIP1 family protein translates to MAVTRNITATYRNPSKVMRGLLSLGPREDRALAYLMAACLIVFIAQMPRLARQAHIEGSELDMLMGASLMAWVFIAPLMLYTLAAISHLMAKLFRGKGSHYGARLALFWALLAASPLMLLNGLVAGFIGPGLELQLVGMAWFGAFMWFWIGGLIAAERTPA